AATCACGCGCCCAGACGGAACAACTGAAATCGTTGAGGCCGGAGTTGAAGCCGAAGCTTTAAATTATGAAGCGCAAAATATGACAAATTTAATTTTAGAAGGACAAGGTGAAAATTACCTTACTCTCTCCCACGATGTTCTTAAAATGATGGATTCAGCTAGAAAACAATGGGGATTACATTACGATTTTGAATAGCAAAAAAAACAGCAAAACTTGGATTTCTTAGCAAGTCTTGCTGTTTTTACTATTACTTTTTGGCTTGTTTTTCATTAACCAGTTGGATCGTTATACCAAAAGGATCTTCAACAATTCCATATGCATTACCAAAAATATTAGGTTCCAAAGGAATCACTATCTTAACATTAGGATGAGTATTTAATTTTGCATACATTTTCTTGATTTCTTCCACTTCTCCAGTAATGCAAAGTGAGAAATTAGTCCCGATAATCTCTTTTTTATTGGCACTCATAATTTCATCGGCCACCATTAACATCCCTCCGCCTATTTCTAAAACAGAGTGAGCAATATAGTTCGCTTCTGCTTCAATAAATTCAAAAGTCGGATCCATCTCTTTTAATTCTACATAATTTTTTATAAATAAAACCTTAGCCTCTAAATATTCTTGATAAAATGAAATTGCTTCTTTTGCTCTCCCATTCATTGAAAGAAATGTTGTTAATTGTACTGTCATTTTTATTCATCCCTTCTTTGATAAAATCTAAGCTCTAGTATTCACTTACAAGTTCTATTATACTATCAATAGGTACCAAAACATGACACCGATTGGAGATTCTATGAAAAAAGATATACGGCTGACAAAAGAACTTTATTTTATTAATAACAGAGTAAAGTTTAACTTACGTGATTTAATGGATGAATTTTCAATTTCAAAAAGTACGGCGTTACGAGATATTTCTTCACTAGAAGAAATAGGTGTTCCACTGTATGCTGAGTATGGAAAAAATGGAGGATATCAAGTGATTAACCAACACTTCCTCCCTCCTGTTTATTTTTCAGATGACGAAGTTTTCTCTATTTTTTTTGCTATGCAAATGCTAGCTTTCTTTATTACAACGCCTTTTCAATCTGAATATGATTTTATCACTAAAAAGTTAATTGAAAGCTTGCCTGATAATCAAAAAAATGCACTGAACATCATGAAAAAAAGGCTCTCATTTAATGGTTCACCTCAACATTATCCAACCTTTTTTCTAAAAGAATTACTTCTTTACTCAATGAACCAAAATGTTGTTCAAATTAGCTATCAAAAAAAAGACTTAACGCTAACTAAGCGTTGGATTCAACCTTTAGGACTTGAAGCGATGGATGGAAAATGGTATTGTAACGCTTTTGATTTTGAAAAAAATGACTATCGAATTTTTCGTTGTGACTTAATTCTAGAACTTACAGAATCTAAACGATATGTAGCAAAAGATTTTGCGGATTTTGATATTCGCCAAAATCATTTAAAAAAGAATAAAAGCCAAGCTGCTACTGAATTCACAGTACAACTGACTACTTTTGGAGTAGAGCGTTTTAATCAACGACACTATCCTAATATGAGTTTAGTTGAGGAAAAAGGTGATTTTTATATACAAGGTTGGTTCGAACCCCATGAGTTAAACTTTATGGTAGACTATTTGATTACTTTTGGAGATTCAGCTAAAATTATTGCTCCTCAAAGCCTTATTGCTCTCTATAAAGATAAACTTAAAATAATGTTATCTCATTATCAATAAACAAAGCTAGACTTTTCTTTAACCCTAAAAGGTTTAGAAAAGACTAGCTTTTTAGTTATCCTTCTTTTAAACTACATGAACTAACTGTATATCCATTATCCATTAATTTTTGTTTTATTTTAGCAACTTCAACACTTGCAACTTGAATCACAACCTGAGTTAGACCAGATTGACGATAAACAGCAATTTGATCGATATTCATTTGCTCTTCTGTAAACAGATGTGTTAGTTTTTCTAAAATCCCTGTATGATCATCCTTAATGTCAACAACAACCCGCGTTCCTTGGTTATAGTAACCTAATAAATCTAAAAAGGCAGCAAAAATATCTTTTTCTGTTATAATTCCGACTAATTTATGATCTGTTCCAATAACTGGAAGAACGCTCACTTGATTTTTGCGCATTGTATCTGCAGCTTCTTCTAACAATGCATCAGGGGCAATTGTAATCACATTCTTTAACATGATATCTCCGACGGCTGTCTTAGTTAATAGATAATTCATTTCATGGATACTTAAACTAGTAGCTGTTGAAGGGGAATTTTCTTGAATAATCCCTTCTGTGACTAAGCCTTTAATTTGTCCATCTTTTGTGACTGGTAATCGATGAATTTGATGATCTTTCATCAAATCTAAAGCTTCTAAAATTTTAGTTTCTTCGGAAATTGTGATGACTTCAGCAGTCATATAATTTTTTACATACATGTTTTATCCTCCTAAATAGGCTTTTTGAACTTCATCACTAGCTAATAATTCCTCGCCAGTTCCACTTAGTACAACTTTTCCAGTTTCTAAAACATACCCTCGATTTGAAATAGATAGCGCTACTTTCGCATTTTGTTCAATCAATAAAACCGTTGTTCCTTGCTGATTAATGTCTTTAATAATGCTAAAAATTTCTTTAATAAAGATAGGTGCGAGCCCCATTGAGGGTTCATCAAGCAATAGAAGTTTAGGCCTTGACATCATGGCTCTCCCCATTGCAACCATTTGTTGCTCTCCGCCTGAAAGTGTCGCTGTATCTTGTTTTTTCCGTTCTGCTAAAACTGGAAAACGTTCATAGATGTTTTCTAGGTCTTGCTTAATTCCATCTTTATCTTTACGTAGATAGGCACCTAATTCAAGATTTTCTAAAACTGTCATACCACTAAAAACATGGCGCCCTTCTGGAACTAAAGAGATGCCGGATTCCACAATTTTTTTAGTGGATGCTTTTTGAATCGGCGTATCTTTAAAAAGGATTTCCCCTTCACTAGGACGATATAAACCTGAAATTGCTTTTAATATTGTTGATTTTCCCGCACCATTTGCACCGATTAGCGAAACAATTTCACCTTCATGAACTTCAAAATTTATTTTATTTATGGCTTGAATCACACCATAATGAACAGATAAGTCTTTTACTTTTAACATCTCTTAGTCACCACCTAAATAAGCTTTGATTACGGCTTGATTATTTTTAATTTCTTCTGGTGTTCCATGTGCAATCATCCGACCGTATTCTAATACATAAATTCGTTCGCAAACATTCATTACTAATGACATATCATGTTCAATTAAAAGAATCGTTATTTTGAAATCTTTTTGAATTTGACGAATTAGTGCTGTTAATTCAGCTGTTTCTTGTGGATTCATTCCGGCAGCTGGTTCATCTAAAAATAGAATTTTAGGCTTTGTTGCTAAAGCTCTTACGATTTCCAAACGACGTTGTTCACCATAAGGTAAATTCTTAGCTAAATGGTCTAATTTATTCTCAAGCTGAAAAATAGCTAGTAAGTCAATCGCTTCTTGGCGCATTTTCGCTTCAGAACGATAAAACCCTGGTGTTCTCATTACGCTAGCTAATCCGCCAACTTTATTTTTTGCATGCATGGCAATTAAGACATTTTCTAATACGCTTAATTCTTTAAATAAACGAATATTTTGAAACGTACGAGCTAAACCTAAATCAGTAATTTTGTAAGGTTTTTGTCCATTTAACACATTTTTTTTACCGTTGGTATTTAATTCTACTGTTCCTTCTGTTGGAACATAGACACCCGTTAAAAGATTAAATAAAGTCGTTTTACCTGCTCCATTTGGACCAATTAATCCGATTAATTCATTTTCTCCTAGTTCCAAACTTACCATTGAAACTGCTGCTAAACCACCGAAATTTTTAGTTAATTTTTTTACTTCTAATAAACTCATTTATTTTTCCTCCTTTTTTGTAGGAGTTTTTTTACTAAATTTCGCTATTAAACCACTGATTGTGAATTCTTTTGTTCCTAGCAAGCCTGATGGTTTAAAAACCATAATTGCAATTAAGGCTACAGCATAGATGATCATTCTTACAGCACCGAAATCCTGTAAAAGAACATTGATAATACCTAAAACTACGGCAGCAATAAATGTTCCTGTAATACTACCTAATCCACCAAATACAACAATAATTAAAATATCGACAGATTTCATAAAGCCAAAATCAGACGGAGTAATGACACTAAAATAACTCGCATACAAAGCTCCACCAACACTAGCTGTTGCTGCTCCAATCATAAATGCAATGGTTTTATATTTAGTTGTATTAATCCCCATAGATTCCGCCGCTATCTCATCTTCTCGAATAGCAACAGTTGCTCGTCCAGAACTACTGCGAATATAGTTCACAATGACAATCGTCACTAATACGATAAAAATGAATAAAACTGGCCATGTTGTAAACATCGGTATTCCGCTTAATCCGGCTGCCCCATTCGTTAAATCTCCCATATTCAAGATCGCAATTCGAATAATTTCACTGACTCCTAAAGTTGCAATCGCTAAATAATCGCCCTTTAAACGCAAGGTTGGAATCCCAACAATCAACGCCACAATACTAGCCATAATAATTCCTAAAATAATACCAGCAAAGAAGCCTGTCCAATTTGGCATTTTTAAAGTCATAATTCCACAACAATAGGCACCAATTGACATAAATCCAGCATGCCCCAACGAAAATTGACCTGAAAAACCGATAATTAAATTCAAACCTAAAGCTAAAATAATATTAATTCCAATCGTAATCAACGTAATCTCATAGAAAGCGTCAATAATACCTAAGTAGACGCCTGCTCCAATTATGCCATAAATAGCGGCAATAAAAATGAGCCAGCCAAGATTTGTTTTATTGAATTGTTTCATTTTTATCACCTACACTTTTTCTTTAGTATTTTTGCCTAATAAACCAGATGGCTTAACAATTAAAATCACAATTAAGATTCCATATACAACAGCATCTTTAATCATTGAATTTCCGTAGCCACTGATCAATGTTTCAATAATCCCAATCGTAAATCCACCAAACATGGCACCTGGGATTAGGCCAATGCCACCTAAAACAGCCGCAATAAATGCTTTTAGCCCTGGAGCAGTTCCCATCATTGGTGAAATTGAATTGTAATAAATTCCTACTAAAACTCCTGCCGCACCAGCTAAAGCTGAACCTAAAGCAAAAGTGAATGAAATCGTGTTATCTACATTAATCCCCATTAATTTTGCAGCATCTGCATCAACACTAACAGCACGCATTGCTTTCCCCATTT
This Carnobacterium maltaromaticum DSM 20342 DNA region includes the following protein-coding sequences:
- a CDS encoding VOC family protein, translated to MTVQLTTFLSMNGRAKEAISFYQEYLEAKVLFIKNYVELKEMDPTFEFIEAEANYIAHSVLEIGGGMLMVADEIMSANKKEIIGTNFSLCITGEVEEIKKMYAKLNTHPNVKIVIPLEPNIFGNAYGIVEDPFGITIQLVNEKQAKK
- a CDS encoding branched-chain amino acid ABC transporter permease, with the translated sequence MKQFNKTNLGWLIFIAAIYGIIGAGVYLGIIDAFYEITLITIGINIILALGLNLIIGFSGQFSLGHAGFMSIGAYCCGIMTLKMPNWTGFFAGIILGIIMASIVALIVGIPTLRLKGDYLAIATLGVSEIIRIAILNMGDLTNGAAGLSGIPMFTTWPVLFIFIVLVTIVIVNYIRSSSGRATVAIREDEIAAESMGINTTKYKTIAFMIGAATASVGGALYASYFSVITPSDFGFMKSVDILIIVVFGGLGSITGTFIAAVVLGIINVLLQDFGAVRMIIYAVALIAIMVFKPSGLLGTKEFTISGLIAKFSKKTPTKKEEK
- a CDS encoding ABC transporter ATP-binding protein; protein product: MSLLEVKKLTKNFGGLAAVSMVSLELGENELIGLIGPNGAGKTTLFNLLTGVYVPTEGTVELNTNGKKNVLNGQKPYKITDLGLARTFQNIRLFKELSVLENVLIAMHAKNKVGGLASVMRTPGFYRSEAKMRQEAIDLLAIFQLENKLDHLAKNLPYGEQRRLEIVRALATKPKILFLDEPAAGMNPQETAELTALIRQIQKDFKITILLIEHDMSLVMNVCERIYVLEYGRMIAHGTPEEIKNNQAVIKAYLGGD
- a CDS encoding helix-turn-helix transcriptional regulator — encoded protein: MKKDIRLTKELYFINNRVKFNLRDLMDEFSISKSTALRDISSLEEIGVPLYAEYGKNGGYQVINQHFLPPVYFSDDEVFSIFFAMQMLAFFITTPFQSEYDFITKKLIESLPDNQKNALNIMKKRLSFNGSPQHYPTFFLKELLLYSMNQNVVQISYQKKDLTLTKRWIQPLGLEAMDGKWYCNAFDFEKNDYRIFRCDLILELTESKRYVAKDFADFDIRQNHLKKNKSQAATEFTVQLTTFGVERFNQRHYPNMSLVEEKGDFYIQGWFEPHELNFMVDYLITFGDSAKIIAPQSLIALYKDKLKIMLSHYQ
- a CDS encoding CBS and ACT domain-containing protein, yielding MYVKNYMTAEVITISEETKILEALDLMKDHQIHRLPVTKDGQIKGLVTEGIIQENSPSTATSLSIHEMNYLLTKTAVGDIMLKNVITIAPDALLEEAADTMRKNQVSVLPVIGTDHKLVGIITEKDIFAAFLDLLGYYNQGTRVVVDIKDDHTGILEKLTHLFTEEQMNIDQIAVYRQSGLTQVVIQVASVEVAKIKQKLMDNGYTVSSCSLKEG
- a CDS encoding ABC transporter ATP-binding protein, which translates into the protein MLKVKDLSVHYGVIQAINKINFEVHEGEIVSLIGANGAGKSTILKAISGLYRPSEGEILFKDTPIQKASTKKIVESGISLVPEGRHVFSGMTVLENLELGAYLRKDKDGIKQDLENIYERFPVLAERKKQDTATLSGGEQQMVAMGRAMMSRPKLLLLDEPSMGLAPIFIKEIFSIIKDINQQGTTVLLIEQNAKVALSISNRGYVLETGKVVLSGTGEELLASDEVQKAYLGG